Proteins from a single region of Sporosarcina sp. P33:
- the isdE gene encoding heme ABC transporter substrate-binding protein IsdE: MTVIAGCSNAKEEKAVSDDRAAANESAETTDQRIIAGTVVIAEILDKLDIDAIAVPESEKQMAKRFDGLPAIGNAMAPDMEIVKSLNPTEFLSVSTLEYDLEDSFEQLKIPAKFLNFQSADSMIKEIRDLGERYDRKAQADKLTGDLQKRIDAAEVVAANRKGPRVLILLGIPGSYLVATENSYAGDLVKRAGGTNVMEGQDPEYLSSNTEYLHDSNPDIILRLSHGMPEEVVEMFNEEFQTNDIWKHFNAVKNGKVYDLDEELFGTTASLQVPEALSELMKIFYR, encoded by the coding sequence ATGACTGTAATTGCAGGCTGCAGCAATGCGAAAGAAGAAAAGGCTGTTTCAGATGACCGTGCTGCAGCAAACGAAAGTGCTGAAACAACTGATCAGCGAATTATTGCAGGAACTGTCGTCATAGCAGAAATTCTTGACAAGCTGGATATAGATGCAATTGCTGTTCCTGAGTCAGAAAAACAGATGGCTAAACGGTTCGACGGACTGCCTGCGATCGGCAATGCAATGGCGCCAGATATGGAAATCGTAAAGTCATTGAATCCTACAGAGTTTTTATCCGTTTCTACATTGGAATACGACTTGGAAGACAGTTTTGAACAATTAAAGATTCCTGCGAAGTTCCTTAATTTCCAAAGTGCCGATTCAATGATTAAGGAAATCCGGGATCTGGGAGAACGCTACGACCGTAAAGCCCAGGCAGATAAACTGACAGGGGACTTACAAAAGCGAATTGACGCAGCGGAAGTCGTGGCTGCCAACCGTAAAGGTCCGCGTGTATTAATTTTACTTGGGATCCCAGGCAGTTACTTAGTCGCCACGGAGAACTCATATGCCGGCGACTTGGTCAAACGTGCAGGCGGAACAAACGTCATGGAAGGCCAAGACCCAGAATACTTGTCATCCAATACCGAATATTTGCATGACAGCAACCCGGACATTATTTTGCGTTTATCACACGGTATGCCCGAAGAAGTTGTGGAAATGTTCAATGAAGAATTCCAGACGAATGATATATGGAAACATTTTAACGCAGTGAAAAACGGCAAAGTATATGATCTGGATGAAGAGTTATTTGGCACAACGGCTTCTTTGCAAGTACCGGAAGCGTTAAGTGAGCTAATGAAGATATTCTATCGGTAA
- a CDS encoding NEAT domain-containing protein, whose product MKKIIFLPLLLLFICASHPFPSVHAEERKMIANGKYQVELSFLSHEITGSDVLFGKQALLTVKEGRYTLSVPAKSDHILTKATAVQQGKKTNTWLDRAENLVQFDIKDVQQQVELTGTYRLAQENIHQPFSLKLAISKQSLPKFENVQSEPMIRQGNDTLHYELLKDGKPSAMIDYMNPVLRVVEKNHRLYVQMEILQPERVTGFIAEQHGKLEEPNVVTDAETRIIEFEVKDFPNKVRAQMRIKNPEKDYEHEEAVSIVFDQKQALKFMENERQAASDSTAISSLTRRTEQPAKIAVAAKKAPAAEKQDKVKETGNTEDTPPYVSPHEEQLAFDRMKDVKEKESDQPVAQTAGEPSVEPAVSTPNGQDVPFDLMKTGGLSLLCLLSGILLIRRLTKKNNGTTSE is encoded by the coding sequence ATGAAAAAAATCATCTTTTTGCCTTTGCTGCTGTTATTCATCTGTGCGTCGCATCCTTTTCCTTCTGTACATGCAGAAGAACGGAAGATGATTGCAAATGGCAAGTATCAAGTTGAACTAAGTTTTTTGTCACATGAAATCACGGGTTCGGATGTTTTATTTGGCAAGCAGGCCCTTTTAACTGTGAAAGAAGGCCGCTATACGTTATCGGTTCCAGCGAAGAGTGATCACATTCTGACAAAGGCGACCGCTGTACAGCAGGGGAAAAAAACAAATACTTGGCTGGACAGGGCGGAAAATTTAGTTCAGTTTGATATAAAAGATGTACAGCAACAAGTTGAACTAACCGGCACGTATCGCCTGGCGCAGGAAAATATTCACCAGCCGTTTTCACTGAAATTGGCGATCTCAAAACAATCGCTGCCGAAATTTGAAAATGTGCAGTCAGAGCCAATGATCCGGCAGGGAAATGATACGCTTCACTACGAATTGCTGAAAGACGGAAAGCCATCCGCGATGATCGACTATATGAACCCCGTACTGCGAGTCGTTGAAAAGAATCATCGGCTCTATGTGCAGATGGAAATCCTTCAGCCTGAACGGGTGACGGGCTTTATCGCAGAACAGCATGGAAAGCTTGAAGAGCCTAACGTAGTAACGGACGCGGAAACGCGTATTATAGAATTTGAAGTGAAAGATTTCCCGAATAAAGTCCGTGCACAAATGAGGATAAAGAATCCAGAAAAAGACTATGAGCACGAAGAGGCAGTGTCTATAGTATTCGATCAGAAGCAGGCCTTGAAGTTTATGGAAAATGAACGGCAGGCGGCATCGGACAGCACAGCCATTTCTTCATTGACCAGGCGGACAGAGCAACCAGCGAAGATTGCTGTTGCAGCGAAAAAAGCCCCGGCAGCTGAAAAGCAGGACAAAGTAAAAGAAACAGGGAATACAGAAGACACACCGCCTTACGTGAGTCCGCATGAGGAGCAATTGGCATTCGACCGGATGAAGGATGTAAAAGAAAAAGAATCGGATCAGCCGGTCGCACAAACAGCGGGTGAGCCTTCAGTGGAGCCGGCAGTAAGTACTCCGAACGGACAGGATGTACCGTTTGATCTGATGAAAACGGGCGGCCTGTCGCTGCTCTGTCTGTTGTCGGGAATCTTATTAATCCGCCGGCTGACAAAGAAAAATAATGGAACGACCAGTGAATAA
- a CDS encoding NEAT domain-containing protein: MTKKPSRATKLVLASLLAVSMAIPTAASANVSTSNQVASVLQAAVAAEQVIDFHVYKSGTTVPEPAISSHILPRGTLVEKDGVTYAKLTIPVKSAAMIAGLQTQQGDELADAAETKNADGTTTYTFPIEAGKTYSGIIHVKAPGYEKSHDFDFKAEVAKTEAETVTKVGVKVYKDGTKEESIMMDYMSPTALVKKVADGNEVTVSFPKGHYIQSFKIAGKEIPVATEDKATNERTYTFKVADLTKLVNADLHVIVNEGPVKYDANHKVQLDFSNPVKPAPTPIVNPFKDIDKDGNKEAILALYGKGIVKGAETFNPRNNITRSQFALMVARALKLETAKSAGFKDLGKITDKERVSAINALAEAGIVQKNEKFNPNNTLTRQQGALMLYRAVNYAAGKELNIGDTSLSYYADGAVITDPESKKAFSLLYAGNIMTGSKQADGKVLIKSGDSLQRTQMAKILHGSLEFMNK, encoded by the coding sequence ATGACGAAAAAACCATCACGTGCGACGAAATTAGTGCTAGCTTCATTGCTTGCAGTATCAATGGCTATCCCAACTGCGGCATCGGCAAACGTAAGTACAAGCAATCAGGTGGCGTCTGTTCTGCAGGCGGCAGTTGCTGCTGAGCAAGTTATTGATTTTCATGTGTATAAATCAGGAACAACCGTGCCGGAGCCTGCTATCAGCAGTCATATCCTGCCGCGGGGGACGCTTGTTGAAAAAGACGGCGTAACCTATGCGAAGTTAACGATTCCTGTTAAGTCTGCAGCTATGATCGCGGGTCTTCAAACACAACAAGGGGATGAATTGGCTGACGCAGCAGAAACGAAAAATGCTGACGGAACTACCACGTATACTTTTCCAATCGAAGCAGGCAAAACGTATTCCGGAATAATTCACGTAAAAGCACCGGGATATGAAAAAAGTCATGACTTTGACTTCAAAGCAGAAGTTGCTAAAACAGAAGCCGAGACAGTTACAAAGGTTGGCGTAAAGGTGTATAAAGACGGGACAAAAGAAGAGTCCATCATGATGGATTATATGTCGCCGACTGCATTGGTGAAAAAAGTGGCAGACGGCAATGAAGTAACGGTTTCATTCCCGAAAGGCCATTATATTCAATCATTTAAAATTGCGGGCAAAGAAATTCCTGTCGCGACAGAAGACAAAGCAACGAATGAACGCACGTATACATTTAAAGTGGCGGATCTGACAAAGCTGGTAAACGCAGATCTTCATGTAATTGTGAATGAAGGGCCTGTTAAATACGACGCAAATCATAAAGTGCAGCTTGATTTCAGCAATCCCGTAAAGCCGGCACCGACTCCAATCGTAAACCCGTTCAAGGATATCGATAAAGACGGCAACAAGGAAGCGATTCTAGCTCTTTACGGCAAAGGGATTGTAAAAGGGGCGGAAACATTCAATCCGCGCAACAACATTACACGTTCACAGTTTGCGCTGATGGTTGCACGTGCATTGAAACTTGAAACTGCTAAGTCTGCCGGATTTAAAGACTTAGGTAAAATCACGGATAAGGAACGCGTCAGTGCAATCAATGCCCTTGCAGAAGCAGGCATTGTACAGAAGAATGAGAAGTTCAATCCGAACAATACATTGACTCGTCAGCAAGGTGCGTTAATGCTGTACCGCGCAGTGAATTATGCAGCGGGCAAAGAGTTGAATATTGGCGATACAAGCCTTTCTTATTATGCAGACGGTGCAGTCATTACAGACCCTGAATCGAAAAAAGCATTTTCTTTATTGTATGCCGGTAATATTATGACAGGCTCAAAGCAAGCTGACGGCAAAGTTCTAATCAAATCAGGTGATTCATTACAACGTACGCAAATGGCCAAGATTTTACACGGCTCTTTGGAGTTCATGAATAAATAA
- the isdC gene encoding heme uptake protein IsdC, with product MRKAFLSFAAAAIFVLMIGLPQASAKFADGTQSLHYQVNQPDSSSASIADGYFQKPALVTVTNGSAIVQLTLKESSWITKFEPEGGAVVVNEDLKANTRVVEFTVKDISKPVKIPMKVDVDEINYHHEYTVDLVFKENSQVKPPAVTPPASTTTPPAVKSPSAKPGTSTSTVTSRHSTERKVANPQTSDSTPYLLIFALAGSAFLLYKTRFQRKQGEQ from the coding sequence GTGAGAAAAGCATTTCTGTCCTTCGCAGCAGCAGCCATTTTCGTATTGATGATTGGACTGCCGCAAGCGTCAGCTAAATTCGCAGATGGGACACAGTCATTACATTATCAAGTAAATCAGCCGGACAGCAGTTCAGCTTCTATTGCAGATGGCTATTTTCAGAAACCGGCACTCGTGACGGTGACGAATGGATCAGCCATAGTACAGCTTACACTGAAGGAAAGTTCTTGGATTACCAAGTTTGAACCGGAAGGCGGAGCAGTCGTAGTCAATGAAGATCTAAAGGCAAACACGCGCGTTGTGGAGTTTACCGTAAAAGATATTTCAAAACCGGTGAAAATCCCTATGAAAGTGGATGTTGATGAGATCAATTACCACCATGAATATACGGTTGATCTAGTATTTAAAGAGAACAGTCAAGTGAAGCCGCCGGCAGTTACACCGCCAGCTTCGACAACGACACCGCCCGCAGTAAAAAGTCCTTCTGCAAAACCGGGCACTAGTACAAGCACTGTAACCAGCAGGCATTCTACTGAAAGAAAAGTAGCAAATCCTCAAACAAGTGATTCAACGCCGTACCTATTAATCTTTGCATTAGCAGGTTCTGCATTTTTATTGTATAAAACCAGATTCCAAAGAAAACAGGGGGAACAATAA
- a CDS encoding TatD family hydrolase has product MKRYVIDSHIHLDMYEEKDRVKILSELDENDVTALVAVSNDLASSYRQLELSGIDSRIKAAVGYHPEQAVPADEELQAILHVIDQTEHRLTAIGEVGLPYYLRQQQPELDMAPYLNMLECFVQKAAEYELPIALHAVYEDADIVCDLLEVYNVSRAHFHWFKGDDSVLQRIIANGYMVSVTPEVTYRPKIQHIVQQIPLLQLMVESDGPWPFEESFAGKLTHPSMLHESIKSIAGIKRMNAEDVYNEIYEATRRFYRI; this is encoded by the coding sequence GTGAAAAGGTATGTGATAGACTCTCATATTCATCTTGATATGTATGAAGAGAAAGACAGGGTAAAGATTTTGAGCGAACTAGATGAGAACGACGTGACGGCGCTGGTGGCAGTCTCAAATGATTTGGCCTCTTCTTACCGGCAGCTGGAACTTTCCGGCATTGACAGCCGAATTAAAGCGGCAGTCGGCTATCACCCGGAACAGGCTGTTCCTGCAGATGAAGAGCTTCAGGCAATCCTGCACGTCATCGATCAAACAGAACATCGTCTGACTGCTATTGGCGAAGTGGGGCTGCCGTATTATTTGCGTCAGCAGCAGCCTGAGCTGGACATGGCACCTTATTTGAATATGCTGGAATGTTTTGTTCAAAAAGCGGCAGAGTATGAGTTGCCGATTGCGCTTCATGCAGTTTATGAAGATGCGGATATTGTTTGTGATTTGCTGGAGGTGTATAACGTGTCACGGGCACATTTTCATTGGTTTAAAGGTGACGACTCTGTGCTGCAGCGAATCATTGCTAACGGATATATGGTATCTGTCACCCCGGAAGTTACGTATCGGCCGAAGATTCAGCACATAGTCCAACAGATTCCGCTGCTTCAATTAATGGTCGAATCGGATGGTCCCTGGCCATTTGAGGAATCCTTTGCCGGGAAACTGACACATCCGTCGATGTTGCATGAAAGTATAAAAAGCATAGCAGGTATCAAGAGAATGAATGCAGAAGATGTATACAATGAAATCTACGAAGCCACGCGCCGGTTCTATCGGATATAA
- a CDS encoding DUF817 domain-containing protein yields the protein MNLHALQMKALHSMQQLFYFGWQQALSCIFPVIIFGSLALTQVIPLPFLPRYDWLLLIFIAVQWRMLKSGLETRDELKVITLFHILGLTLEIFKVHMGSWSYPEEGYFKILDVPLYSGFMYASVASYLCQAWRRLDVSLIQWPRLWAVGPLAAAIYANFFTHHYWIDVRWWLSALVLLLFWRSSVSYEVNGTRYRMPLTLAFALIGFFVWIAENIATFFGAWTYPNQSAAWHVVGIGKLSSWLLLVIVSFLIVAVLKQIKKS from the coding sequence ATGAATCTGCACGCATTACAAATGAAAGCACTGCACTCCATGCAGCAACTTTTCTATTTCGGCTGGCAACAGGCGCTTTCCTGCATCTTTCCTGTAATAATTTTTGGTTCACTTGCACTCACTCAAGTCATTCCTCTTCCCTTCTTGCCGAGGTACGATTGGCTGCTACTCATCTTTATCGCTGTGCAATGGCGGATGCTGAAATCAGGACTTGAAACACGCGACGAACTGAAAGTGATTACACTGTTTCATATTCTCGGACTGACTTTGGAAATCTTTAAAGTGCACATGGGGTCTTGGTCTTATCCGGAAGAGGGCTATTTTAAAATACTGGACGTGCCGTTATACAGCGGCTTTATGTACGCGAGTGTCGCAAGCTATTTATGCCAGGCGTGGAGAAGATTAGACGTCAGTCTGATTCAATGGCCCAGGCTTTGGGCGGTGGGTCCGCTGGCTGCTGCAATCTATGCCAACTTCTTCACACACCACTACTGGATTGATGTCCGCTGGTGGTTATCCGCACTTGTACTTCTGCTATTTTGGCGTTCATCCGTCAGCTATGAGGTAAACGGTACACGTTATCGGATGCCCCTGACGCTTGCATTCGCTTTAATTGGCTTTTTCGTCTGGATTGCAGAGAATATCGCAACGTTCTTCGGGGCATGGACTTATCCAAATCAAAGCGCAGCATGGCATGTTGTCGGTATTGGAAAATTGAGTTCCTGGCTTTTATTAGTCATTGTCAGCTTCCTGATCGTTGCTGTACTGAAACAAATCAAGAAGAGCTAA
- a CDS encoding peptidylprolyl isomerase, with protein MRNKAWYFIISVMALAILLAGCGKTAENGPADTPKEQPKEEPKEQAVDYSADVKENPIVTITMENDEKIVLELEPAVAPNTVANFISLVEDGYYDGLIFHRVIPGFMIQGGDSSGDGSGGPGHAIDGEFTSNGFENNMKHERGVLSMARTMDPNSAGSQFFIMTDDTASLDGEYAAFGKVIEGMETVDAIVAAETDSADKPVEEQKMKKVEADTKGFDYPAPVTH; from the coding sequence ATGCGCAATAAAGCGTGGTATTTCATAATAAGTGTCATGGCATTGGCGATTCTTTTAGCGGGCTGCGGAAAAACAGCTGAAAATGGGCCGGCGGATACACCGAAAGAACAGCCGAAGGAAGAACCTAAAGAGCAGGCAGTGGATTATTCGGCAGATGTGAAAGAAAACCCAATAGTGACAATTACAATGGAAAACGATGAAAAAATCGTATTGGAGTTAGAACCGGCAGTTGCTCCAAATACAGTAGCGAACTTCATTTCATTAGTGGAAGACGGGTATTACGACGGTTTGATTTTTCATCGTGTCATTCCAGGCTTTATGATCCAAGGCGGAGACTCTTCCGGTGATGGCTCGGGCGGACCAGGACATGCAATCGATGGAGAGTTTACATCAAATGGTTTTGAAAACAATATGAAGCATGAGCGCGGCGTCCTGTCGATGGCCCGTACGATGGATCCAAATTCCGCGGGTTCACAATTCTTCATTATGACTGACGACACAGCTTCTCTTGACGGAGAATATGCAGCCTTCGGTAAAGTAATAGAAGGTATGGAAACAGTAGACGCAATCGTTGCCGCTGAAACAGATTCTGCGGACAAGCCGGTTGAAGAACAGAAGATGAAAAAAGTTGAAGCAGACACTAAGGGCTTTGACTACCCTGCACCGGTCACCCATTGA
- a CDS encoding DUF1456 family protein, whose amino-acid sequence MNNNDVLSRLRYALDLKDSAMAEIFALGGMELKKAEVKEMLTKTNDDSTDEMQMNEYAKEIDNITLESFLNGLISLKRGVRENTEHAPQPFLMSEEGHRNVNNILLKKVKIALSLTSEDMLQILGDAGVIISKNELSAVLRKEGHRNYKPCGDRYARNFLKGLAMRYRNQ is encoded by the coding sequence ATGAACAATAATGATGTGCTGAGCAGATTACGCTATGCACTGGATCTGAAAGATTCGGCTATGGCAGAAATCTTCGCGCTCGGCGGAATGGAATTAAAGAAAGCAGAAGTGAAAGAAATGCTGACGAAAACGAATGATGACAGTACGGATGAAATGCAGATGAATGAATACGCAAAAGAAATCGATAATATTACATTGGAATCGTTTCTAAACGGGCTGATCAGTTTGAAAAGAGGAGTGCGCGAAAATACGGAACATGCTCCGCAGCCATTCCTTATGTCAGAAGAAGGTCATCGGAATGTAAATAATATCTTGCTGAAGAAAGTTAAAATTGCACTTTCTCTTACAAGTGAGGATATGCTGCAAATCCTGGGAGATGCAGGAGTGATAATCTCCAAAAACGAATTAAGTGCGGTGCTTCGTAAAGAAGGCCACCGAAACTATAAACCATGCGGCGATCGGTATGCACGGAACTTCTTAAAAGGATTGGCTATGCGATACCGAAATCAGTGA
- a CDS encoding helix-turn-helix domain-containing protein — protein MVIHYKDKTYFTSKDLALSVIGGRWKIAIIWCLLQESTLRLSEIQKKLPDANQRMLIRQLRELEEDNIVTRYVYPVVPPKVEYQLSEIGLLLEPVVTSICDFGDQFMNSIEKANGENTAE, from the coding sequence ATGGTTATTCATTATAAAGATAAAACGTATTTCACTAGCAAGGATTTGGCATTATCCGTAATAGGCGGACGATGGAAAATCGCAATTATCTGGTGCTTGCTGCAAGAATCTACATTACGATTAAGTGAGATTCAGAAAAAGCTTCCTGACGCAAATCAGCGCATGCTGATCAGACAGCTGCGTGAACTGGAAGAGGACAACATTGTAACGCGCTATGTATATCCTGTAGTACCGCCTAAAGTGGAATACCAATTAAGTGAAATCGGCTTGCTTTTGGAGCCTGTTGTTACTTCAATTTGTGATTTTGGCGATCAATTCATGAATTCGATAGAAAAAGCCAACGGTGAAAACACAGCGGAGTAA
- a CDS encoding S-(hydroxymethyl)glutathione dehydrogenase/class III alcohol dehydrogenase: MKSRAAVAFKPGEPLQIVEIDVEEPKANEVLVKILYTSVCHTDAYTLSGDDAEGVFPAVLGHEGAGVVVSVGEGVTSVKPGDHVIPLYTPECGKCKFCLSGKTNLCSAIRETQGKGLMPDGTTRFSYNGEPIYHYMGTSTFSEYTVVSEISLVKVDDENAPLDKVCLFGCGVTTGIGAVHNTAKVEEGAVTAVFGLGAIGLAVIQGLQQAKAGRIIAVDLNEDKFELAEKMGATDFINPSKYDKPIQEVIVEMTDGGVDYSFECIGNVEVMKAALECCHKGWGESIIIGVAAAGKEIHTRPFQLVTGRVWRGSAFGGVKGRSELPGMIEDYMNGDIDLDSFITHQMNFTDINEAFDLLHKGESIRTILTYGE, from the coding sequence TTGAAAAGTAGAGCAGCTGTTGCATTCAAACCTGGAGAACCGCTTCAGATAGTAGAAATCGATGTAGAAGAGCCAAAAGCTAACGAAGTATTAGTTAAGATTCTTTACACTTCCGTCTGCCATACAGACGCATATACACTATCCGGTGATGACGCGGAAGGAGTATTCCCTGCCGTATTAGGTCATGAAGGTGCCGGTGTGGTCGTCTCTGTAGGTGAAGGCGTAACTTCCGTTAAGCCTGGAGATCACGTGATTCCGCTCTACACACCTGAGTGCGGAAAATGTAAATTCTGTCTGTCAGGTAAAACAAACTTGTGCAGCGCAATCCGCGAAACACAAGGTAAAGGGTTAATGCCAGACGGTACAACACGCTTCTCTTATAATGGAGAACCTATTTATCACTATATGGGAACGAGTACATTCAGTGAATATACTGTTGTATCAGAGATCTCTTTAGTTAAAGTCGACGATGAAAACGCGCCGCTTGATAAAGTTTGTCTATTCGGCTGTGGAGTCACTACAGGCATCGGGGCTGTTCACAACACCGCAAAAGTTGAAGAAGGCGCTGTAACGGCGGTCTTTGGCCTGGGAGCTATCGGATTGGCAGTTATTCAAGGATTACAGCAGGCAAAAGCTGGCCGTATTATTGCGGTTGACCTAAATGAAGATAAATTCGAACTGGCAGAGAAGATGGGTGCCACTGATTTCATTAATCCTTCTAAATATGACAAGCCGATTCAGGAAGTCATTGTAGAAATGACAGACGGCGGCGTTGATTACAGCTTCGAATGTATCGGAAATGTCGAAGTGATGAAAGCTGCACTTGAATGCTGTCATAAAGGTTGGGGAGAAAGTATTATCATTGGCGTTGCTGCTGCAGGCAAAGAAATTCATACCCGTCCATTCCAGTTAGTCACAGGCCGAGTATGGCGCGGATCTGCATTTGGCGGCGTTAAAGGCAGATCAGAACTGCCGGGCATGATTGAAGACTATATGAACGGTGATATTGACTTGGATTCGTTTATAACACATCAGATGAACTTTACAGACATTAACGAAGCATTCGATTTACTGCATAAAGGTGAATCCATTCGTACAATTTTAACATACGGAGAGTGA
- the fghA gene encoding S-formylglutathione hydrolase — translation MSLERVEQRRSFGGEQCKYNHYSEVLKCNMTFSIYLPSNKEQKEIPLIWWLSGLTCTDDNFSQKSGFQRLAEKHQAAVIIPDTSPRGEDIADDEAFDLGQGAGFYVDATQAPWAENYQMYTYITEELSNIASTLVPHFSRKESIMGHSMGGYGALMIGMKNADRFQAISAFSPISSPSDVPWGTKAFSTYLGENKADWKEWDTAELVKKEGIPPILITQGTSDGFYPEQLNEKPFLENAEQHGQAVDYNKAEGYDHSYFFISSFLEQHFDFHMKHLK, via the coding sequence ATGAGTCTGGAACGCGTTGAGCAAAGACGCTCTTTTGGCGGAGAACAGTGTAAATACAACCATTACTCAGAAGTCCTAAAGTGTAACATGACATTTAGCATCTACTTGCCCTCAAATAAAGAACAAAAAGAAATTCCTTTAATTTGGTGGCTTTCTGGATTAACATGCACAGACGATAACTTCAGTCAAAAAAGCGGTTTCCAGCGTCTGGCAGAAAAACATCAGGCAGCAGTCATCATTCCTGACACGTCGCCGCGCGGAGAAGACATAGCCGACGACGAAGCTTTCGATCTTGGACAGGGAGCGGGCTTTTATGTAGACGCGACGCAAGCGCCGTGGGCAGAGAATTACCAAATGTATACGTATATTACGGAGGAATTAAGCAACATCGCCTCAACTCTCGTTCCGCACTTTTCAAGGAAAGAAAGTATTATGGGGCACTCCATGGGCGGTTATGGGGCATTAATGATCGGCATGAAAAATGCAGACCGTTTCCAAGCGATTTCTGCTTTCTCCCCTATTTCCAGTCCGAGCGATGTTCCTTGGGGAACCAAGGCATTCTCGACTTACTTGGGTGAAAACAAAGCAGATTGGAAAGAGTGGGATACGGCTGAGCTTGTGAAAAAAGAAGGCATTCCGCCGATTCTTATTACGCAAGGCACTTCAGATGGCTTTTATCCCGAACAGTTGAATGAGAAGCCGTTCCTCGAGAATGCAGAGCAGCATGGCCAGGCCGTGGACTATAATAAAGCAGAAGGCTATGATCACAGCTACTTTTTCATCTCTTCCTTCCTGGAACAGCATTTTGATTTTCATATGAAGCACTTGAAGTAA